The following are from one region of the Siniperca chuatsi isolate FFG_IHB_CAS linkage group LG13, ASM2008510v1, whole genome shotgun sequence genome:
- the LOC122886958 gene encoding tripartite motif-containing protein 16-like encodes MAQKGVQLDRETFSCSICLDLLKDPVAIPCGHSYCMNCIKTHWDEEDQKNIHSCPQCRQTFIPRPVLLKNTMLAALVEELKKTGFQAAPADHCYAGPEDVACDFCTGRKLKALKSCLVCLASYCDKHLQPHYESPAFKKHKLVDPSKKLQENICSRHDEVMKMFCRTDQQCICYLCSVDEHKGHDTVSAAAERTERQRELEVRRQNIQQRIQDRQKDVKLLQQEVEAINRSADKAVRNSEKIFTELIRLIQKRSSDVKQQVRSQQETEVSRVKELQEKLEQEITELKRKDAELEQLSRTEDHTQFLHSYPSLSRLRESTDSSSIDIRPLSYFEDVTAAVSEVRDKLQDVLSEKWTNISLTVTEVDVLLPQPEPKTRAGVLKYSREITLDPNTADTYLLLSEGNRKATAMSEQQSYSSHPDRFTGCWQVLSRESLTGHCYWEVEKRGRGVSVAVAYKNISRAGSRNECEFGRNNKSWALYCYNNSYDFWYNNVQTPISGPRSSRVGVYLDHRAGILSFYSISEIMTLLHRVQTTFTQPLHAGLRFFGFFFSGDTAEFCKLK; translated from the coding sequence ATGGCGCAGAAAGGAGTTCAGCTGGACCGGGAAACCTTCTCTTGTTCGATCTGTCTTGATCTACTGAAGGATCCGGTGGCTATTCCCTGTGGACACAGCTACTGCATGAACTGTATTAAAACCCATTGGGATGAAGAAGATCAGAAGAACATCCACAGCTGCCCTCAGTGCAGGCAGACCTTTATACCGAGGCCTGTCCTGCTGAAAAACACCATGTTAGCAGCTTTAGTGGAGGAACTGAAGAAGACCGGATTCCAAGCTGCTCCTGCTGATCACTGCTATGCTGGACCTGAAGATGTGGCCTGTGATTTCTGCACTGGGAGAAAACTGAAAGCCCTCAAGTCCTGCCTGGTCTGTCTGGCCTCTTACTGTGACAAACACCTCCAGCCTCATTATGAATCACCTGCCTTTAAGAAACACAAGCTGGTGGACCCCTCCAAGAAGCTCCAGGAGAACATCTGCTCTCGTCATGATGAGGTGATGAAGATGTTCTGCCGCACTGACCAGCAGTGTATCTGTTATCTCTGCTCTGTGGATGAACATAAAGGCCATGACACAgtctcagctgcagcagaaaggactgagaggcagagagagctcGAGGTGAGGCgacaaaacatccagcagagaatccaggacagacagaaagatgtgaagctgcttcagcaggaggtggaggcgaTCAATCGCTCTGCTGATAAAGCAGTGAGGAACAGTGAGAAGATCTTCACTGAGCTGATCCGTCTCATCCAGAAAAGAAGCTctgatgtgaagcagcaggtCAGATCCCAGCAGGAAACTGAAGTGAGTCGAGTCAAAGAGCTTCAGGAGAAGCTGGAGCAGGAGATCACTGAGCTGAAGAGGAAAGACGctgagctggagcagctctcacgcaCAGAGGATCACACCCAGTTTCTACACAGCTACCCGTCACTGTCACGACTCAGAGAGTCTACAGATTCATCCAGCATCGATATCCGTCCTCTGAGCTACTTTGAGGACGTGACAGCGGCtgtgtcagaggtcagagataaACTACAGGACGTTCTGAGTGAGAAATGGACAAACATCTCACTGACGGTGACTGAAGTGGATGTTTTACTGCCACAACCAGAGCCCAAGACCAGAGCTGGAGTCTTAAAATATTCACGTGAAATCACACTAGATCCAAACACAGCAGATACATATCTGTTATTATCTGAAGGGAACAGAAAAGCAACAGCAATGAGTGAACAACAGTCTTATTCTAGTCATCCAGACAGATTCACTGGATGTTGGCAGGTCCTGAGTAGAGAGAGTCTGACTGGACAttgttactgggaggtggagaagagagggagaggagtttCCGTAGCAGTCGCATACAAGAATATCagcagagcagggagcaggAATGAATGTGAATTTGGACGAAATAACAAATCTTGGGCATTATATTGTTACAACAACAGTTATGACTTTTGGTACAACAATGTCCAAACTCCCATCTCAGGTCCTCGGTCCTCCAGAGTAGGAGTGTACCTGGATCACAGGGCAGGTATTCTATCCTTCTACAGCATCTCTGAAATCATGACTCTCCTCCACAGAGTCCAGACCACATTCACTCAGCCTCTCCATGCTGGACTTCGGTTCTTTGGGTTTTTCTTTTCTGGAGACACTGCTGAGTTCTGTAAACTGAAATAG
- the LOC122886959 gene encoding tripartite motif-containing protein 16-like, producing MAEKGVQLDWETFSCSICLDLLKDPVAIPCGHSYCMNCIKSFWDEEDEKNIHSCPQCRQTFIPRPVLLKNTMLAALVEELKKTGLQAAPADHCYAGPEDVACEFCTGRKLKALKSCLVCLASYCDKHLQPHYESPAFKKHELVDPSKKLQENICSRHDEVMKMFCRTDQQCICYLCSVDEHKGHDTVSAAAERTERQRELEVSRQNIQQRIQDRQEDVKLLQQEVEAINRFADKAVEDSEKIFTELIRLMEKRSSDVKQQVRSQQETEVSRAKELQEKMEQEITELKRKDAELEQLSRTEDHNQFLHSYPSLSRLRESTDSSSIDIRPLSYFEDVTAAVSEVRDKLQDVLSEKWTNISLTGTEVDVLLSQPEPKTRAGVLKYSREITLDQNTAHTKMLLSEGNRKATLMRDQSYSSHPDRFTGWWQVLSRESLTGRCYWEVEWRGGGGGGGVSVAVAYKNISRAGSSTECAFGRNDKSWALYCDNNSYNFWYNNVQTPVSGPRSSRVGVYLDHRAGILSFYSISETMTLLHRVQTTFTQPLYAGLCPFYFGATAEFCKLK from the coding sequence ATGGCGGAGAAAGGAGTTCAGCTGGACTGGGAAACCTTCTCTTGTTCGATCTGTCTGGATCTACTGAAGGATCCGGTGGCTATTCCCTGTGGACACAGCTACTGCATGAATTGTATTAAAAGCTTCTGggatgaagaggatgagaagAACATCCACAGCTGCCCTCAGTGCAGGCAGACCTTTATACCGAGGCCTGTCCTGCTGAAAAACACCATGTTAGCAGCTTTAGTGGAGGAACTGAAGAAGACTGGACTCCAAGCTGCTCCTGCTGATCACTGCTATGCTGGACCTGAAGATGTGGCCTGTGAATTCTGCACTGGGAGAAAACTGAAAGCCCTCAAGTCCTGCCTGGTCTGTCTGGCCTCTTACTGTGACAAACACCTCCAGCCTCATTACGAATCACCTGCCTTTAAGAAACACGAGCTGGTGGACCCCTCCAAGAAGCTCCAGGAGAACATCTGCTCTCGTCATGATGAGGTGATGAAGATGTTCTGCCGTACTGACCAGCAGTGTATTTGTTATCTCTGCTCTGTGGATGAACATAAAGGCCACGACACAgtctcagctgcagcagaaaggactgagaggcagagagagctcGAGGTGAGTCgacaaaacatccagcagagaatccaggacagacaggaagatgTGAAGCTGCttcagcaggaggtggaggcgaTCAATCGCTTTGCTGATAAAGCAGTGGAGGACAGTGAGAAGATCTTCACTGAGCTGATCCGTCTCATGGAGAAAAGAAGCTctgatgtgaagcagcaggtCAGATCCCAGCAGGAAACTGAAGTGAGTCGAGCCAAAGAGCTTCAGGAGAAGATGGAGCAGGAGATCACTGAGCTGAAGAGGAAAGACGctgagctggagcagctctcacgcaCAGAGGATCACAACCAGTTTCTACACAGCTACCCGTCACTGTCACGACTCAGGGAGTCTACAGACTCATCCAGCATCGATATCCGTCCTCTGAGCTACTTTGAGGATGTGACAGCGGCtgtgtcagaggtcagagataaACTACAGGACGTTCTGAGTGAGAAATGGACAAACATCTCACTGACAGGGACTGAAGTGGATGTTTTACTGTCACAACCAGAGCCCAAGACCAGAGCTGGAGTCTTAAAATATTCACGTGAAATCACACTGGATCAAAACACAGCTCACACAAAGATGTTATTATCTGAAGGGAACAGAAAAGCAACATTAATGAGAGATCAGTCTTATTCCAGTCACCCAGACAGATTCACTGGATGGTGGCAGGTCCTGAGTAGAGAGAGTCTGACTGGACGttgttactgggaggtggagtggagagggggaggaggagggggaggagtttCTGTTGCAGTCGCATACAAGAATATCAGCAGAGCCGGGAGCTCGACGGAATGTGCATTTGGACGAAATGACAAATCTTGGGCGTTATATTGTGACAACAACAGTTATAACTTTTGGTACAACAATGTCCAAACTCCCGTCTCAGGTCCTCGGTCCTCCAGAGTAGGAGTGTACCTGGATCACAGGGCAGGTATTCTGTCCTTCTACAGCATCTCTGAAACCATGACTCTCCTCCACAGAGTCCAGACCACATTCACTCAGCCTCTCTATGCTGGACTTTGTCCTTTCTATTTTGGAGCCACTGCTGAGTTCTGTAAACTGAAATAG